CGCTGCTCGCGGAGACCGGCGCACACGTCGTGGCGGAACGCCTCCGCCTCGAGTGGAAGCCCGGCACCCCCATCGCGGCGGCGGACTCCGGACTCGCGTTCCGCCCGTTCGCCTCCGACGACGAGTTCCTCGACATCACCACCCGCACACTCACCGGCACGCTCGACGCGCACAGCCGAGCCGATCTCGCGACGATGACTCCTCGGGAGGCCGCCGTCGCCCAGTTCGAGGACGAGTTCGCCCAGTACGCGAGCCCGAGGGCCTGGTGGCGGGTCGCGATCGACGAGGGCGGTGAGACGGTCGGCTTCGTCGTGCCGGCGCGCAACTCGTACCACGCGATCATCGCGTACATCGGCGTGCTCCCCGAACACCGGGGAAAGGGGCTCATCGACGCCATCCTCGCCGAAGGGACGCGCGTGCTCGCCGAGAGCGGCGCCTCCCGCATCCGGGCGTCGACGGATGTGGGCAACGTGCCCATGGCTGCGGCGTTCGCGCGTGCCGGCTACGTCACGTTCGAGCGCCTGATCAACATGGCCTGGGAGTGATCCCGCGCCCCGTAGCGCCTGGGACCCGTGCCGCGGTATAGCTGTACTCGCGGAGGATCGCAGTGGCGGAAGGTGACGGCGATGTCAACGAATGTGAAGTGGAAGTCGAAGGCGGACCAGCACGATTACCCGGCTGCCGCCGACTACCTGAGTCTCGTGCTGGATCCCGACGACGTCGACAAGGTGGTCGCCGCGCTGCAGCACGCGGACCCGCGTTCCTACAAGGCCAAGGATCTGCTGCGCGCGTCGCGGCTGCCGCTGCTGCCGGAGTCCGATCCGGAGGTGATGAAGGACCTGGCGAAGATCCGGGACGGCGACGAGCTGTCCCCGGTGCTGCTGGTCCGCGGGGACGCACGGCACGACCTCCCGCTGGTGGTCGCCGACGGGTACCACCGGGTCTGCGCGTCGTACTGGACCGATGAGGACGCGGAGATCCCGGCGCAGCTCGCCGGGATGAAGTAGGGGCTCAGTCCGGCGCGGGGGCCGACCACGGCGTGGGCCTCGGCAGCCAGCACCGCACCTGTGCGCGGTAGGCGCGGAACGCGTCGCCGAAGCGCTCCTCCAGGTCCGCCTCCTCGAACGGACGCACCAGCGCGTTCCAGATCAGCGAGCCCAGAATCGCGTAGCCGACCACCAGCCAGGAGTGCAGCAGCAGACCCACCGCGAGACCCTGCGCGATTCCGGCCAGAGCCATCGGGTTGCGCACCCAGCGGTAGGGACCGGCCACGACCAAACGGTGCGCCATCGCCATCGGCAGCGGCGTCCCGCCCCCGAGCGTCGCCATCGTCGCCGCCGACCAGAGGCCGAGTGCGCTCGCGGCGACCAGGAGGACCGCGCCGAGTGCGGTGACTGGTGGCGAGAGGGCGATGCTGAGGCCCCATCGCCCTTCCAGGAACGCGATGACCAGGGGGAGGACGACGAGGAAGAACGACCAGAACACCGCGATCTGCCCCAGCGTCCCGAGCAGCAGGGCCCCGGGCGTTCGCCCTCGCGCCGCCGGACGGAAGCGGAACGGCCCGCGCACGATCCACTCGGCGGGGAGGCGCTGGAGGAGCACCGCGGAGAGCGACAGGAGCGAGCAACCGGCCGCCGCGAGCATGAGGAGCACTCCCCAGCCGGCCTCTGCGGTGACGCTCGCGTAGACCGCCAGGCCGACCGCGACGAGCACGGTCCAGGCGGTGGCGACGATCGCCGCCGCACGCAGTCCGGCGGCTGCGAGGGCGGACGCCGCGACGAAGAGGGGGAGGTCCGCTGCCGCCACCGCCACCGGGTCGAGCCCGCCGAGGGTCGCGGTGCGCACGAGCGGCGACGCGAAGACCCCGGCCCACCACGCGGCGCCCGCGACCGCCTGCATCGCGAAGTAGGCGCGCCCCCACACGGCGGGAACGGCGACGGAGACCCCCATTACGAGAATTCTGCCCGGTGCCCGGATTCCGGGCAACGCGGCACGGCGTCGCGCAGTATCACCGCGCCCGCGGCCCGGTCAACCCCCGAGCCTCCACCCCGATCTGTCTTACCTTCATCCCAAGCGGACGGCACCGCCGACCGCAGCGCTCTCGACAGAAGGAGTCAGTGATGACGATCGCCATGGACCGCCCCGAAGCCGACCGGATGCCGGGGGACGCGCTCGCGCTGGGCGGCGCGCCCGACAACGTGTCGTGGAGCGCTCCGGCGCGGTGGCTCTGGGTCGCCGGGACGCCGACCGCGTACGTCGGGATGGTGGATCGCAATCTCGACGGGTTCGTCGCCACCGGCTTCGATGGTCACGATCTGGGGGTGTTCGCGTCCCGCTCCGACGCGCAGGCGGCCGTCTGCGGCCACTGGTCCGCGGCAGGTGACGAGGGTTAGACCGGTGGCGCGGCGCGAGGCCGCCGGCGATTATAGAACGTCCATTGCGATTGGGCAACGGTCGCGGGTTTTTCCGGCGATGCGACACACTGGACCAAACGACACGAGCTGGGAGGTCCGAAGTGCGCACTGACGACCGCCGTGCCCAGTTGGAGCGCGACCTCCCGGGCGCCGCGAGCCGTGGCGAGATCATCGCCCTGTTCCAGCCGCAGTTCTCGCTGGAGACCGGCGAGGTCGTCGGGGCTGAGGCCTTGAGCCGGTGGATCCACCCACAGCTCGGTCTGATCCCTCCCGTCGAGTTCATCCCGATGGCCGAGCGCCTCGGGCTCGTCGCCGGGATCGGGGATGTCATGCTGCGGCTCGGCTGCCACGCTGCCCGCGATTGGCGGGACCAGGGCCACCCGATCGAGGTCGCCGTCAACGTCTCGATCCTCCAGTTGCGGACGTCCGCGATCGTCGACACGATCGCCGGGCTGCTCGGCGAGTTCTCGCTCAGCCCGCGGCTGCTGACGTTGGAGGTGACGGAGACCACTCCGCTGACCGACGTCCCGGAGGCGATCGACACCGTCCACCGGCTGCGCGGTCTCGGCGTGAACATCTCCGTCGACGACTTCGGGGCCGCCTACGCGTCGCGCGAGCAGGTCATCGCGCTGCAGGCGACCGAGTTGAAGGTCGACCAGTCGCTCGTGCAGGAGACCCAGGGCCCCCACAGCGAGGACCTGGCGCGGGCCGTCGAGTTCGGCAAAGCGCAGGGGATGCGCCTGGTCGCCGAGGGCATCGAGACGGAGGCCCAGCTCGCCCGGGTCCGCGCACTCCACTGCGATCGCGGCCAGGGATACCTGCTGTCGCGGCCGACGACCAAAGCGGATGTGGACAGCCTCCTGGTCGGGGCCGGCGTCGTCCGCTCCGATGAGTAGCGCCCGCTCCGATGAGTAGCGTGTCGTAACTTGACGATCGCGTCGCCAGCAGTCACTCTCAACACATGCATTCTGACCGGCCACGCAGTTGATGCGCGATGTGCTCGACGAAGTCGCGCGCATGCAGCCCTTCCCCCGAGCCTTGATCGACCGATCCCACACCATCGTCGACGCCAACCTGGCACTCGAGGTCTGGGCCAGCCGCCCCTCGGATGAGCTCGTCGGTGCGCCCCTCGCTGCGGTGCTCGGCGTCGACGGCGATGAACTGTCCCGGGCGCTGGCCACCGGGAACCCGGGCGGCATCCGCTTGGCGTCGACCGCCCACGGCTACCAGGAGACGCGCAGCTCGGTGGTGATCCGTGCCGTGCGCATCTCGGGCGGCCACACGATCGTGGCCTTCGACCCGGAGCTGGCCGCGGTCGGCGAGCGCACGGTGGCACTCGGCCGACGCGAGAGCGACCGGCTCCAGCTGCTGCTCTCCGCATCCGTCGCGTTCGCGAAGACGCAGACGGAGGAGGAGCTCGGCGAGCTGCTGTCGGAGACCGCACGCCGGGCGTTCAACGCGACGGCGTGCAGCGTGCACACCGGCGAGCCGGGAAACTACGCGCTCGTGGCCGGGGACAACCTGCTGGCGGCGGAGTGGCCGGAGGACAGGGACGGCGAGCGGGTCCAGCTCGGGAGCGTCGTGACGATCCAGACTCCCGCCGAGGCGGACCTGGTGGCGCCCGGCATGGGCTTGAGCGGGGTCTTCGAACGGGCAGGGGTGTCCGCGATCATCGGTGTGCCGATCATCGAGGACGACATCCTGTACGGCGCGTTCGCCTGCTACTTCGACCAGCCCCGCGCCTTCGACGACCAGGCCGTGCCGCTGGCGGAGGCGCTGGCCCAGCTCGCCGGGCAGGTCCTCGTGCGGCTCCGCCTGGAGGCGCGGCTGCGCCGGGCGGCGATGCTCGACGAGGTCACCGGCCTGCCCAACCGGCGGCTGTTCGACGAGAACCTGCAGCAGACCGAGCGCGCCCACGCGGATCAGGTCGCCGTGCTCTTCGTCGACCTGGACGGGTTCAAGGCCATCAACGACACCCTCGGGCATGCCGCGGGCGACACCGTGCTCAAGGAGGTCGCATCGCGGCTGAGCAGCGTCTTCCGCCAGGAGGACATGATCGCCCGCTACGGCGGCGACGAGTTCATCGCGGCCCTGCACGTCGCCGACACGACCGACGCGCTCGAACTCGCCGACCGGGCGAGGGCCGCGATCGCCGAGGACTTCGCCGGCATCCCGCCGGAACTGAACATCACGGCCAGCGTGGGCATCGCCATCACGGACGACGTCGCCGGCCAGTCGATCGACCACCTCATCCGCCTCGCCGACCAGGCCATGTACGCGGCGAAACGCGGCGGCGGCGATCAGGCCGTCGTCTACGGAAACGGGCGGTAACGGGTAGGGCGCCTACCAGGGAACGGCGTCCCCGTCTACCGGGGGGCGGGGAATTCTGGAATGCCGGAGAATTATGCACGTGAGTGCACCCGACACCCCGGTCCCCCTCCTGCTCGAAAGGTACCGGCCGCAGCGGTTGCTCGCGCGCGGCGGGACCTCGATGGTCTTCCGCGCCCGGGATGAGAACCTCGGCCGCGACGTCGCCGTCAAGCTGTTCACGTCGGGGAGCCAGGGCGATGTCGCGCGGTTCCGGGCCGAGGTGGGCGTGCTCGCCGGCCTCCGCCATCACGGTGTCGTGTCGATCCTCGACGCGGGAGTCGACGACTCGTCGCCGAAGGATCCGCGCCCGTTCCTGGTCATCGAGCTGGTCGAAGGCGACACGCTCCGCGCGGTGCTGAACGCGGGCACGCTGACGACGCGCCAGATCGGTGAGATCGCGTTCGAGGTCGCCGAGACGCTCGAATACGTCCACGCGCGCGGCGTCATCCATCGCGACGTGACACCGTCGAACATCATGATCGTCGACTACGGGACCCGGCTCTCGCGGCCGCGGGCGCGGCTGACGGACTTCGGCATCGCCATCCACGCGACCCATCCCCAGGACTTCGCGGAGGGGACGTTCGGGACGGCCGCCTATCTGAGCCCCGAGCAGGTGCGCAGCGAGAGCCTGACCCCTGCGTCCGACATCTATTCGCTCGGCCTCGTCCTGCTGGAGTGCTTCACGGGGACCGTCGCGTTCCCGGGGACGCCCGTGGGATCCGCGCTCTCCCGGCTGGAGCGCGACCCGGAGACGCCCGACACGGTCCCCGAGCGCTGGCGCGCGCTCATCCGGTCGATGACGCACGCCGACGCGTCGCTGCGGCCGTCTGCCGCGGACGTCGCGACCGCCGCGCGCGGGGCCCTCCGCGCCGACAGGGAACACGACCCTGCCGCGAGCACCGGATCGACGGACCAGGCGGCATATGATCAACAGGCCGGCGTGA
This genomic stretch from Leifsonia sp. EB41 harbors:
- a CDS encoding GNAT family N-acetyltransferase, with amino-acid sequence MTATDAILRPLVSADELELFNSIPYALNHELADDLEQGRRRLDWMWVALRGERLVGRIAWWSTAGASDLAVVRRGTELRMALLAETGAHVVAERLRLEWKPGTPIAAADSGLAFRPFASDDEFLDITTRTLTGTLDAHSRADLATMTPREAAVAQFEDEFAQYASPRAWWRVAIDEGGETVGFVVPARNSYHAIIAYIGVLPEHRGKGLIDAILAEGTRVLAESGASRIRASTDVGNVPMAAAFARAGYVTFERLINMAWE
- a CDS encoding isoprenylcysteine carboxylmethyltransferase family protein, with translation MGVSVAVPAVWGRAYFAMQAVAGAAWWAGVFASPLVRTATLGGLDPVAVAAADLPLFVAASALAAAGLRAAAIVATAWTVLVAVGLAVYASVTAEAGWGVLLMLAAAGCSLLSLSAVLLQRLPAEWIVRGPFRFRPAARGRTPGALLLGTLGQIAVFWSFFLVVLPLVIAFLEGRWGLSIALSPPVTALGAVLLVAASALGLWSAATMATLGGGTPLPMAMAHRLVVAGPYRWVRNPMALAGIAQGLAVGLLLHSWLVVGYAILGSLIWNALVRPFEEADLEERFGDAFRAYRAQVRCWLPRPTPWSAPAPD
- a CDS encoding EAL domain-containing protein — its product is MRTDDRRAQLERDLPGAASRGEIIALFQPQFSLETGEVVGAEALSRWIHPQLGLIPPVEFIPMAERLGLVAGIGDVMLRLGCHAARDWRDQGHPIEVAVNVSILQLRTSAIVDTIAGLLGEFSLSPRLLTLEVTETTPLTDVPEAIDTVHRLRGLGVNISVDDFGAAYASREQVIALQATELKVDQSLVQETQGPHSEDLARAVEFGKAQGMRLVAEGIETEAQLARVRALHCDRGQGYLLSRPTTKADVDSLLVGAGVVRSDE
- a CDS encoding diguanylate cyclase → MIDRSHTIVDANLALEVWASRPSDELVGAPLAAVLGVDGDELSRALATGNPGGIRLASTAHGYQETRSSVVIRAVRISGGHTIVAFDPELAAVGERTVALGRRESDRLQLLLSASVAFAKTQTEEELGELLSETARRAFNATACSVHTGEPGNYALVAGDNLLAAEWPEDRDGERVQLGSVVTIQTPAEADLVAPGMGLSGVFERAGVSAIIGVPIIEDDILYGAFACYFDQPRAFDDQAVPLAEALAQLAGQVLVRLRLEARLRRAAMLDEVTGLPNRRLFDENLQQTERAHADQVAVLFVDLDGFKAINDTLGHAAGDTVLKEVASRLSSVFRQEDMIARYGGDEFIAALHVADTTDALELADRARAAIAEDFAGIPPELNITASVGIAITDDVAGQSIDHLIRLADQAMYAAKRGGGDQAVVYGNGR
- a CDS encoding serine/threonine-protein kinase; this translates as MSAPDTPVPLLLERYRPQRLLARGGTSMVFRARDENLGRDVAVKLFTSGSQGDVARFRAEVGVLAGLRHHGVVSILDAGVDDSSPKDPRPFLVIELVEGDTLRAVLNAGTLTTRQIGEIAFEVAETLEYVHARGVIHRDVTPSNIMIVDYGTRLSRPRARLTDFGIAIHATHPQDFAEGTFGTAAYLSPEQVRSESLTPASDIYSLGLVLLECFTGTVAFPGTPVGSALSRLERDPETPDTVPERWRALIRSMTHADASLRPSAADVATAARGALRADREHDPAASTGSTDQAAYDQQAGVTRTGGSPRKESTGWAL